The proteins below come from a single candidate division WOR-3 bacterium genomic window:
- a CDS encoding alpha-2-macroglobulin family protein, protein MKSFLPLSIGILALGLISGNGSNGKGTELTLNIPFEGLKGEIGKCEVWVLDPEDNVIGEFSQWIYINKDYYSFSTKIRLKKEVEDPDLLRIKVKFKKTEKVYSLFQLQDKMIVKILGQDNFISGTLIKYRVIVKNQRTEEPITGAKIKVVLQGQKTDRTVYEGSTDYFGNCEVSFNLPEDVKGGELKFIVNSDLGKDEYNTSFKINTGNLTYLVTDKPIYQPGQTIHIRTLSLHKPKLNAVKNKEVIFEIEDAKGNKVFKKAVKTDGFGVAYTPFLLADEVNFGNWVIRAILDNEKTEKTVKIEKYVLPKFKITLKTDKEFYLPGERIEGDIDVQYFFGKPVVDGKVKITVYKFDIGFNEEAVIEGRTNKDGLYHLSYRLPEYFVGEPLEKGDAFVRLDVEVIDKANHSEKISLTKKVVQNLINIAIVPEGGQLKPNLENRIYVVANYPDGSPCLAQVELNIEGTKLISKTDDYGVAEFVYKPKDAELKISAKVTDNKGETAEVKKEFALNTEQEQIIIRMKRGIYKVGDNINLEFLTTKKTGRVYLDIVKDNQTILTKSVEIKNGRGNYQLQLTPDITGSIWLHAYIVTPGSDIIRDTRFCYIHGANDLVIKAEPNKKEYLPGEDGEIVFKITDRNGRPKIAALCLAIVDEAVFAVSELQPGLEKVYFTLEKEIMTPRYEIHGFEPANIVKQPAIDERAEVVMFSTLTPKEPFPVNYTTPIEINEKIAQAFYTKISKVREKLYTAINKYYDKYDNYPKTEKAIEIFIKEGLLKESDLLDPWNRKYRITCENEYFSYFTIVSAGPDGVFDTEDDINEWGWRRFEVMEERVFAPGGAMPVPSAAKVKTTMDKTEPKASPEEPRVREYFPETFIFEPALITDAQGKAKISITMPDAITTWRLTMFASTQQGGLGSELSQIRVFQDFFVDIDLPVALTQGDEISIPIAIYNYLPKEQKIKLVLERGDWFEILGDKEVTKMLNKDEVSVVYFPIKVRELGYHSITVKAYGEVKSDAIKRQIAVLPDGKRFESIISDRLEGNVVKKVSFPANAISGANSLILKLYPGIYSQVVEGLDKMLGMPYGCFEQTSSITYPNILILNYLRQTQQIKPETEMKAEEYISIGYQRLLSFEVKGGGFSWFGDAPANKILSAYGLMEFNDMGKVYNIDERVIERTAQWLKNQQNKDGSWSPDKQYLHAEAWGRIQNNEIMPTAYIVWALAEIGQKDGSAQKGLDYLKGKWEKVNDAYILALVANAFVSMEPKSEITIKVLRKLIDMAKEDNGAIYWESELPSITFTRGKGADIEASGLATYALVKSGKFADVTTKALTYLIRSKDPSGTWYTTQGTIIALRALVGALGSVSEDVNATVIVFNNGKKVTEIKVDKSNADVMQQVDLTPTLLSAPLKGEDKGGGENTIEIQLKGEGSFLYELTSTYYIPWKDLPKPPMPLFAIDLNYDRKQLAINDLVNVDVAIKLLKSGTAQMVMIDLGIPPGFEVQTPTLDEYVNKKVIQKYSLTSRQIIIYIESISSDKPIKLSYSLKAKYPVRAKVQSSRVYEYYNTDKEVIAEPFEIKVTK, encoded by the coding sequence ATGAAATCATTTTTACCATTGAGCATTGGAATACTTGCTTTAGGACTAATATCCGGTAATGGTTCCAATGGTAAAGGCACTGAACTTACCTTAAATATACCGTTTGAAGGATTAAAAGGAGAAATCGGCAAGTGTGAAGTCTGGGTATTGGACCCTGAAGATAATGTTATAGGGGAATTCAGCCAATGGATATACATAAACAAGGATTATTATTCATTTTCGACAAAAATAAGATTAAAAAAAGAAGTTGAAGACCCGGACCTTTTAAGGATAAAGGTAAAATTTAAGAAAACCGAAAAGGTTTATTCTTTATTCCAACTTCAAGATAAGATGATTGTTAAGATTTTAGGGCAGGATAATTTTATTTCCGGTACTTTAATAAAATATCGCGTTATCGTAAAAAATCAAAGAACTGAAGAGCCTATTACCGGGGCAAAAATAAAGGTAGTTTTACAGGGGCAAAAGACTGACCGCACCGTTTATGAAGGCAGCACAGACTATTTTGGTAACTGTGAAGTTTCTTTTAATTTACCAGAGGATGTAAAGGGTGGTGAATTAAAATTCATTGTAAATTCTGATTTAGGCAAAGACGAATACAATACAAGTTTTAAAATTAATACAGGCAATTTAACATATCTCGTTACAGATAAACCAATTTATCAACCCGGGCAAACAATTCATATAAGAACATTATCTCTCCATAAGCCTAAACTAAATGCAGTGAAGAATAAAGAAGTGATATTTGAGATTGAGGATGCAAAGGGAAATAAGGTTTTTAAAAAAGCAGTAAAGACTGATGGATTCGGTGTAGCATATACACCTTTTCTACTTGCCGATGAAGTAAACTTTGGCAACTGGGTGATTCGTGCAATCCTTGATAATGAAAAGACTGAGAAAACAGTAAAGATTGAAAAATATGTCCTGCCCAAATTCAAAATCACGCTGAAGACCGATAAAGAATTCTATCTCCCTGGTGAAAGAATTGAAGGAGACATTGATGTTCAGTATTTCTTTGGCAAGCCGGTCGTGGATGGAAAGGTAAAGATCACAGTATATAAATTTGATATTGGCTTCAATGAAGAAGCAGTCATTGAAGGCAGGACTAATAAAGATGGTTTATATCATCTCAGTTATAGACTTCCTGAATACTTTGTTGGTGAGCCACTGGAAAAAGGAGATGCCTTTGTCCGTCTTGATGTAGAGGTAATTGATAAAGCAAATCACAGTGAAAAGATATCTTTGACAAAAAAGGTTGTGCAGAATCTGATAAATATTGCAATTGTGCCGGAAGGTGGTCAATTAAAACCGAATCTTGAAAACAGAATATATGTCGTGGCGAATTATCCTGATGGTTCTCCCTGTCTGGCACAGGTTGAATTAAATATAGAAGGAACAAAACTGATCAGCAAGACCGATGATTATGGTGTTGCAGAATTTGTATATAAACCAAAAGATGCCGAATTAAAGATTAGTGCGAAGGTTACCGATAATAAAGGCGAAACTGCAGAGGTGAAAAAGGAATTTGCACTAAATACTGAACAGGAACAGATAATAATACGCATGAAACGGGGAATATATAAAGTTGGTGATAATATCAATTTAGAATTTCTAACAACGAAAAAAACAGGTAGAGTTTATCTTGATATTGTCAAAGATAATCAAACTATTCTCACCAAATCAGTTGAGATTAAAAATGGCAGGGGAAATTATCAACTGCAACTGACACCAGATATTACGGGTTCAATCTGGCTGCACGCATATATAGTTACTCCGGGGTCAGATATCATTCGTGATACAAGATTCTGCTATATTCACGGGGCAAATGATTTGGTGATAAAAGCAGAACCAAATAAAAAAGAGTATTTACCCGGTGAGGATGGTGAGATCGTCTTTAAGATTACCGACAGAAATGGCAGACCTAAGATCGCAGCACTCTGTCTGGCAATCGTTGATGAGGCAGTCTTTGCAGTGAGTGAATTACAACCGGGGCTGGAGAAGGTCTATTTTACTCTGGAAAAAGAGATAATGACCCCGCGTTATGAAATCCACGGATTTGAACCAGCAAACATTGTTAAACAACCAGCAATTGACGAAAGGGCAGAAGTTGTAATGTTTTCAACGCTTACGCCAAAAGAGCCATTCCCGGTTAATTACACTACGCCGATAGAAATAAATGAAAAGATTGCTCAGGCATTCTACACAAAGATTTCAAAGGTGCGCGAGAAATTGTATACCGCAATAAACAAATACTATGACAAATACGACAACTATCCGAAAACCGAGAAGGCAATTGAGATATTCATAAAAGAAGGATTGTTAAAAGAAAGCGACCTTTTAGACCCATGGAATAGAAAATATCGTATAACCTGCGAAAATGAATATTTTTCTTACTTTACAATTGTTAGTGCTGGCCCTGATGGTGTGTTTGATACTGAAGATGATATAAATGAATGGGGCTGGAGAAGGTTTGAGGTAATGGAAGAAAGGGTATTTGCTCCGGGTGGCGCAATGCCGGTTCCGAGTGCGGCGAAGGTTAAGACGACAATGGATAAAACTGAACCAAAAGCAAGCCCCGAGGAGCCACGGGTGCGTGAATACTTCCCTGAAACATTTATCTTTGAACCTGCACTGATTACCGATGCCCAGGGAAAGGCAAAGATTTCGATAACCATGCCCGATGCAATAACGACCTGGCGACTCACAATGTTCGCATCTACCCAGCAGGGTGGATTGGGTTCGGAACTATCCCAGATAAGGGTATTCCAGGATTTCTTTGTTGATATAGACTTACCAGTTGCCTTGACCCAGGGTGATGAAATATCAATTCCAATTGCAATTTATAATTATCTACCTAAAGAGCAGAAGATCAAATTGGTATTGGAAAGAGGAGATTGGTTTGAGATTCTTGGCGACAAAGAAGTTACAAAGATGCTAAATAAAGATGAAGTATCGGTTGTATACTTTCCGATAAAGGTAAGGGAACTTGGATATCATTCTATAACCGTAAAGGCATATGGTGAAGTAAAGTCCGATGCAATTAAAAGGCAGATTGCGGTATTGCCTGATGGCAAAAGATTTGAGAGTATAATATCAGACCGACTTGAAGGAAATGTAGTTAAGAAGGTGAGTTTCCCGGCAAACGCAATTTCAGGTGCGAATTCTCTGATTCTTAAACTCTATCCCGGAATCTATTCCCAGGTTGTGGAAGGGCTGGATAAAATGCTCGGAATGCCGTATGGTTGTTTTGAACAGACATCTTCAATCACTTATCCCAATATTTTGATTTTAAACTATCTGCGTCAGACCCAGCAGATAAAACCCGAGACCGAAATGAAGGCGGAAGAGTATATCAGCATTGGCTATCAGCGATTGCTATCGTTTGAAGTAAAGGGTGGTGGATTCTCCTGGTTTGGTGACGCACCGGCAAATAAGATTCTTAGCGCATATGGTCTTATGGAATTCAATGATATGGGCAAGGTATATAATATTGATGAAAGGGTAATTGAAAGAACTGCGCAGTGGTTAAAGAATCAACAGAATAAAGATGGTTCCTGGTCACCGGATAAGCAATATCTTCATGCTGAAGCCTGGGGAAGGATCCAAAATAATGAAATAATGCCAACGGCTTATATTGTCTGGGCACTTGCAGAGATTGGTCAGAAAGATGGCTCGGCACAAAAGGGACTTGATTATTTGAAAGGTAAATGGGAAAAAGTTAACGATGCCTATATCCTTGCTCTTGTTGCCAATGCCTTTGTATCAATGGAACCAAAATCCGAAATCACTATAAAAGTTTTGCGCAAACTCATTGATATGGCAAAGGAAGATAATGGTGCGATATACTGGGAATCAGAACTTCCCTCAATTACTTTTACCCGTGGTAAGGGTGCGGATATTGAGGCAAGCGGTCTTGCTACCTACGCATTGGTAAAATCCGGCAAATTCGCCGATGTGACAACCAAGGCATTGACATATCTGATTCGTTCTAAAGACCCAAGTGGAACATGGTATACAACCCAGGGAACGATAATTGCCCTGCGTGCACTTGTTGGTGCACTTGGTAGTGTCAGTGAAGATGTGAATGCAACGGTTATTGTCTTTAATAATGGTAAAAAGGTGACTGAAATAAAAGTTGATAAAAGCAATGCAGATGTAATGCAGCAGGTTGATTTGACCCCCACGCTCCTTTCCGCCCCCTTGAAGGGGGAGGATAAAGGAGGGGGTGAAAATACTATTGAGATCCAGCTCAAAGGCGAAGGCAGTTTTCTGTATGAGCTTACGAGTACTTATTATATTCCCTGGAAGGATTTGCCAAAGCCACCGATGCCCCTCTTTGCCATTGACCTGAACTATGACCGTAAGCAACTGGCAATCAATGATTTGGTCAATGTTGATGTTGCTATCAAATTATTAAAGAGTGGTACTGCCCAGATGGTGATGATTGACTTAGGAATTCCACCGGGATTTGAAGTCCAAACTCCGACCCTTGATGAGTATGTTAACAAAAAAGTTATTCAGAAATACAGTTTGACTTCGCGCCAGATAATTATCTATATTGAATCAATCTCTTCAGACAAACCGATTAAATTATCTTACAGCCTCAAGGCGAAATATCCGGTTCGGGCAAAGGTCCAGTCTTCACGGGTATATGAATACTACAATACCGATAAAGAGGTTATTGCTGAGCCGTTTGAAATTAAAGTTACAAAATAA
- a CDS encoding EAL domain-containing protein — MNNEIEKVQSELYKYRVNLYDRASGLPTVYGVLEDLRRIIEQEKIIGVLYLSIGDQERIEPVFGWEVYDELIKLFTICVMGEIGKLIPRSALIAISSIMGDGFFIFLTKNSSGGLVDKAYLNVLSEQFKDRVERIKHEFQHKEVIERIDLHTSYQIIRLDPMVRTERLLYHAIEDLKYAAHYPDKLKEKELYSELMKMLDNKAIYTVYQPIFNLRDGTIYGYEALSRGPKDSFFEDPDTIFTFAARYELLPKIEELCLYNAIREASKLNSNSLIFLNITPDQIPRLLDNHFVDFLSECRVKDNRVVIEITEKFAIPHYGVYQEILVRTKGRGLKIALDDVGVGYSTLERISEIGPDYLKYDRTLVRDIDKNLIRQELIKSFVNFANRINSTIIAEGIENENELQFLKNLGIKYGQGFYLCRPKPVNELNKIKL, encoded by the coding sequence ATGAATAACGAAATAGAAAAGGTTCAATCTGAATTGTATAAATATCGCGTTAATCTTTATGATCGCGCAAGTGGTCTGCCAACAGTCTATGGGGTATTGGAGGACTTGAGAAGGATTATTGAACAGGAGAAGATAATTGGAGTATTGTATCTTTCGATAGGTGATCAAGAGAGGATTGAACCTGTGTTTGGATGGGAGGTTTATGACGAACTCATAAAACTTTTTACAATATGTGTAATGGGAGAAATTGGCAAACTAATTCCCCGTTCAGCATTGATCGCCATTTCTTCAATAATGGGTGATGGTTTTTTTATCTTTTTGACCAAAAATTCATCCGGTGGATTGGTTGATAAAGCGTATTTAAATGTTCTCTCTGAACAATTCAAAGACAGGGTTGAAAGAATAAAACATGAATTTCAACATAAGGAGGTAATAGAAAGGATTGATTTGCATACAAGTTATCAAATCATAAGGCTTGACCCAATGGTTAGAACCGAGAGACTTCTTTATCATGCGATTGAGGATTTAAAATATGCCGCCCATTATCCCGATAAATTGAAAGAAAAAGAACTTTACTCGGAATTAATGAAGATGCTGGATAATAAGGCAATCTATACGGTTTATCAACCTATATTTAACTTAAGAGATGGAACAATCTATGGTTATGAGGCACTCAGTCGTGGGCCAAAAGATTCTTTCTTTGAAGACCCTGATACCATATTTACATTTGCGGCAAGGTATGAATTACTACCAAAGATTGAAGAATTGTGTCTCTATAATGCAATAAGGGAGGCATCCAAACTTAATTCTAATTCATTAATATTTTTGAATATTACTCCGGACCAGATACCGAGATTGCTTGATAACCATTTTGTTGATTTTCTTTCTGAATGTAGAGTTAAAGATAATCGTGTCGTCATTGAGATCACTGAGAAATTTGCTATTCCCCACTATGGTGTCTATCAGGAGATACTGGTCAGGACAAAAGGCAGGGGATTAAAGATCGCCCTTGATGATGTAGGTGTGGGGTATTCAACGCTGGAAAGGATTAGCGAGATAGGACCTGATTATTTGAAATACGACCGTACCCTCGTAAGGGATATTGATAAAAATCTCATTCGCCAGGAATTGATAAAATCATTTGTAAATTTTGCTAATCGTATTAATTCTACAATAATTGCTGAAGGGATAGAAAACGAAAATGAATTACAATTTTTGAAAAACCTTGGAATTAAATATGGACAGGGATTTTATCTTTGCAGACCAAAACCGGTGAATGAACTAAATAAAATAAAGTTATAA
- a CDS encoding response regulator: MNKNILVIDDEDDILDFVERVLKDVGYNVYRAKDAKQGFALLQTEKIDLILLDIMLPEIDGWGVMQMLKSDEKLKKIPVAMLTARVDAYDKIIGLKEGAVDYICKPFTADELLKRINDIFLYIERNNL, translated from the coding sequence ATGAACAAAAACATTTTGGTCATTGATGATGAAGACGACATCCTTGATTTTGTGGAAAGGGTGTTGAAGGATGTGGGTTACAATGTCTATAGGGCGAAGGATGCCAAGCAGGGTTTTGCATTACTCCAGACCGAAAAAATTGATCTTATTCTACTTGACATTATGCTTCCCGAGATAGATGGTTGGGGCGTAATGCAAATGTTGAAGTCAGATGAAAAATTAAAAAAGATACCGGTTGCAATGCTAACTGCAAGAGTGGATGCCTATGATAAGATCATTGGATTAAAAGAAGGTGCGGTTGATTATATTTGTAAACCGTTCACAGCCGACGAGTTACTTAAGAGGATTAACGACATTTTTCTTTATATTGAAAGAAATAATCTATGA
- a CDS encoding HAMP domain-containing sensor histidine kinase yields the protein MASSRVRELQTEIVTGAEVFVRLSNDKIGEAFLRYFKNAFFKFRSIVISQKDLNHDLKNIQVVDLSGRILYDMELYEKGFFYPSDNKYTEDKFVLDNTKKMEINIHTDDQVCIVAPYIDEYGVHNYSVVYHFSRARLKKELSAVIINSVLMGVSTIILSIILSIIASNRITGHLKVLTNAAREIAQGDFNQFIKIKTGDEFEDLANAFNFMTEKIRDNIRELNGLVEELKKRDMQKTQFIANISHELRTPLTASIGYVDYIEKEKMGPLNQDQKHSLEIIHRNLERLNKEIHSLLLVSKYTLEGVKLKPEEFDISELIENVIKNFLPEIKLRGLTIQKSLTTTTFFGDKENIRTVVENLINNSIKFSNRETEIKIVTDVENREGQEYYRFKISNYGATIPPDQVGKIFEPFYQVDATTSRKYGGIGLGLSIAQNIIEAHQGKIWAESKDGLTTFYFIIPRGG from the coding sequence ATGGCATCATCACGGGTAAGGGAGTTGCAGACCGAAATTGTTACCGGTGCAGAAGTCTTTGTCAGATTATCAAACGATAAAATTGGTGAGGCATTTTTACGCTATTTTAAAAATGCATTTTTTAAATTCCGTTCAATTGTCATAAGTCAGAAGGATTTGAATCACGATCTAAAAAATATACAGGTCGTTGATCTTTCGGGTAGAATCCTATACGATATGGAATTATATGAAAAAGGTTTTTTCTATCCATCAGATAATAAATATACTGAAGATAAATTTGTTCTTGATAATACAAAGAAGATGGAGATAAATATCCATACTGATGATCAAGTATGCATTGTTGCCCCATATATAGATGAATACGGTGTGCATAATTATTCTGTTGTTTATCATTTCTCGCGTGCACGATTGAAGAAAGAATTATCCGCAGTTATAATAAATAGTGTATTGATGGGGGTATCAACAATAATTTTGAGTATAATACTTTCAATAATTGCTTCTAATAGAATCACCGGTCATTTAAAAGTATTAACCAATGCGGCAAGAGAGATTGCCCAAGGTGATTTCAATCAATTCATTAAAATAAAAACCGGTGATGAATTTGAAGACCTTGCAAATGCATTTAATTTTATGACTGAAAAGATAAGGGATAATATAAGAGAATTAAATGGCCTGGTTGAAGAATTGAAAAAGAGGGATATGCAGAAAACCCAGTTTATCGCTAATATCTCACATGAACTTAGAACGCCCCTCACCGCCTCAATCGGGTATGTAGATTATATAGAGAAAGAAAAAATGGGTCCTCTAAACCAGGACCAAAAACATAGTCTTGAGATAATTCACAGAAATTTAGAACGACTAAACAAAGAAATTCATTCCTTGCTTTTAGTATCAAAATATACCCTTGAAGGAGTCAAGTTAAAACCCGAGGAGTTTGATATCTCGGAACTAATAGAAAATGTTATAAAAAATTTTTTGCCCGAGATTAAATTGAGAGGACTTACTATACAAAAATCATTGACTACAACAACCTTTTTCGGTGATAAGGAAAATATAAGGACTGTGGTTGAAAATTTAATAAACAACAGTATAAAATTTTCAAATCGGGAAACAGAAATAAAAATAGTTACTGATGTAGAGAATAGAGAAGGGCAAGAATATTATAGATTTAAAATTTCAAATTATGGTGCAACGATCCCTCCAGATCAGGTCGGAAAAATTTTTGAACCCTTTTATCAGGTCGATGCTACAACTTCAAGAAAATATGGGGGGATTGGTTTGGGTTTATCCATTGCTCAAAATATAATTGAAGCCCATCAAGGCAAAATATGGGCAGAGAGCAAAGATGGATTGACAACTTTTTATTTTATAATACCCAGGGGAGGGTAG
- a CDS encoding ABC transporter substrate-binding protein, which translates to MIELIKKISLFFCLFYISFFVFCQKKIHTVTILYDHPPRTLDPHLRNEIVTISILSNIYEALVDYTPDLRITPCLAKNWYQSDSLTWIFDLRENVFFHNGKEMKAQDVVYSLYRPIREKESERSGLVRVIDTIYAINSYRIVIKTKFPYYSLLNELDLLYIVPSGYNNFSNPVGTGPYRNFLISEDSIICDLYQNYWGKKPMIVKGVFKFIPELEERIKLLKSSESCIIYGVPVDLYYKLKDSIKMEIIANVATRYLQFNLKKHPFDNKDFRRALSMAINRQEIDNELYYGLAEPANQFVPKGLIGYCPDLPPLEYNPDSAGLLIKKFNKIKINLYYGKPLQRLGNKIACYLCAAGIEVNENPLEIGEFWSGVEKRKFDLYLISSLATNLDGLAGILLTFLYTYNPDKKTGLMNRSGFSNPTIDSLIDFAFKIEDPEQRLSLIKDIQMLLLKDMPIVPIVWEPRIYGISKNIKFKPRIDQTIRLKEIKFSR; encoded by the coding sequence ATGATTGAACTTATCAAAAAAATATCATTATTCTTTTGTCTATTTTATATCTCATTTTTTGTCTTCTGCCAAAAGAAAATACATACCGTTACTATTTTATATGACCATCCACCAAGGACACTTGACCCGCACCTGCGTAACGAAATTGTAACAATTTCTATCCTTTCTAATATTTATGAGGCACTCGTTGACTATACACCAGATTTAAGAATAACTCCCTGTCTTGCCAAAAATTGGTATCAAAGCGATAGTTTAACCTGGATATTTGACTTACGAGAAAATGTATTCTTCCATAATGGAAAAGAAATGAAGGCTCAGGATGTTGTATATTCATTATACCGACCGATTCGTGAAAAAGAGAGCGAAAGATCAGGGCTTGTTAGAGTAATTGATACGATATATGCTATAAATTCTTATCGGATTGTAATAAAGACAAAATTTCCCTATTATTCTCTTTTAAATGAACTTGATTTGCTATATATCGTTCCCAGTGGCTATAATAATTTTTCAAATCCGGTGGGCACCGGTCCGTACAGGAATTTTCTTATTTCAGAAGATTCTATCATTTGTGATTTATATCAAAATTATTGGGGGAAAAAACCGATGATTGTAAAGGGCGTATTTAAATTTATCCCTGAATTAGAAGAGCGGATAAAGTTGCTTAAAAGTTCTGAATCCTGTATTATTTATGGTGTGCCCGTAGATTTATACTATAAACTGAAAGATAGTATAAAAATGGAAATTATAGCTAATGTAGCAACAAGGTATCTTCAATTTAATTTAAAAAAGCACCCTTTTGATAATAAAGATTTCCGTAGGGCATTGTCAATGGCAATAAATAGGCAGGAGATTGATAATGAGTTATATTATGGACTTGCTGAACCTGCGAATCAATTCGTTCCCAAGGGGTTGATTGGCTATTGCCCTGATTTACCTCCACTGGAATATAATCCTGATAGTGCAGGGTTACTGATTAAAAAATTTAATAAGATAAAAATAAATCTTTACTATGGTAAGCCACTTCAAAGGTTGGGGAATAAAATTGCCTGTTATCTTTGTGCTGCAGGTATAGAAGTAAATGAAAACCCCCTTGAGATTGGTGAATTCTGGAGTGGTGTTGAAAAAAGAAAATTTGATTTGTATTTGATTTCTTCTCTGGCAACAAATTTGGATGGGCTTGCTGGAATACTCTTAACTTTTTTATATACATATAATCCTGATAAGAAGACCGGCTTGATGAATCGTTCAGGTTTTTCCAACCCCACAATTGATAGTCTAATTGACTTTGCTTTCAAAATTGAGGACCCTGAGCAAAGACTGAGTCTTATTAAAGATATACAAATGCTCCTATTGAAGGATATGCCGATTGTTCCAATAGTATGGGAACCGAGGATATACGGTATTTCAAAGAATATTAAATTCAAACCCAGAATTGATCAAACAATACGATTGAAAGAAATAAAATTTAGCAGATGA
- a CDS encoding ABC transporter substrate-binding protein: protein MLISFNLFFIGCSHQNNQITIVYDAMPASFDPHLRREIVTISILSNIYEALVTADANMKIIPGIAEYWEKLDSLTWRFYLRNNVRFHNNKKLNSVDVIYSIYRPFNLTGSQYTALKGYVDTIIPEDTNKILVQLKIPNPFLLYDLANIFIIPENFDPSDRRFCGTGPYKVKNLCKDKIELVKFNNYWNNRIDFERATIIFVPEVEKRIALLKEEKADIITFIPLTHLEQISNAGRIIATSGVAVRYIEMDLSKFPFNRPEFRQALNLGINRQFLAENVYQNFAVPANQFISQGLFGFDYNLPQFIYNPDSARKLLKKIDELPVIDFDFAESRAFIAKPIIEDLKKLGIKINAHSLTVDKYWEKIHNKESSFYLIGSIPLSNEGVSILRSSFHTKDLKKGFGTLNNGNYSNRELDLIIEKMIRISDLRTCAKLINDAQKILIKDLPKIPVVWEKEIYGVSEKIDWNPRLDELIIIKEIKLKK from the coding sequence ATGTTGATATCTTTTAATCTTTTTTTCATAGGTTGTTCTCATCAGAATAACCAAATTACGATCGTATATGATGCAATGCCTGCAAGTTTTGACCCCCACTTGAGGAGAGAAATCGTCACAATTTCAATACTGAGCAACATATATGAAGCACTCGTAACGGCTGACGCGAATATGAAGATAATCCCCGGTATCGCTGAATACTGGGAAAAACTTGATTCCCTTACCTGGCGTTTTTATTTAAGAAATAATGTTAGATTCCATAATAATAAGAAATTAAACTCAGTAGATGTTATATATTCAATATACCGACCTTTTAATCTTACAGGTTCACAATATACCGCACTCAAGGGTTATGTGGACACTATAATTCCTGAAGATACAAACAAAATTTTGGTTCAGCTAAAAATCCCCAATCCTTTTTTATTATATGACCTTGCAAATATCTTTATCATTCCTGAAAATTTTGACCCATCGGATAGAAGATTCTGTGGAACCGGTCCCTACAAGGTTAAGAATTTATGCAAAGATAAGATTGAACTGGTAAAATTCAATAATTACTGGAATAACAGAATTGATTTTGAGCGTGCTACAATAATTTTTGTCCCGGAAGTGGAAAAAAGAATTGCATTATTGAAGGAAGAAAAGGCTGATATAATAACATTTATTCCATTAACACATTTAGAACAGATCTCAAATGCGGGAAGGATAATTGCAACATCTGGTGTTGCGGTTAGATACATAGAAATGGATTTGAGTAAATTTCCATTTAATAGACCCGAATTTCGTCAGGCACTTAATCTTGGTATAAATAGGCAATTCCTTGCGGAAAATGTTTATCAGAATTTTGCTGTTCCTGCAAACCAGTTTATAAGTCAGGGGTTATTTGGTTTTGATTATAATCTACCACAATTTATCTATAATCCCGATAGTGCAAGGAAGTTGTTAAAAAAGATTGATGAACTCCCGGTGATTGACTTTGATTTTGCAGAATCCCGCGCCTTTATTGCAAAACCAATCATTGAAGATCTAAAAAAACTTGGCATTAAGATAAATGCCCATTCGCTCACTGTGGATAAATACTGGGAAAAGATTCATAACAAAGAGTCTTCCTTTTATCTTATTGGAAGCATTCCCCTTTCTAATGAAGGGGTGAGCATATTGCGCAGTTCTTTTCATACTAAAGACCTCAAAAAAGGCTTCGGTACTTTAAACAATGGTAATTATTCAAACCGAGAATTGGACCTTATAATTGAGAAAATGATTCGCATCTCTGATTTACGCACCTGTGCAAAACTCATCAATGATGCTCAGAAGATTTTAATAAAAGACCTGCCAAAAATTCCGGTGGTCTGGGAAAAGGAGATATATGGTGTTTCAGAAAAAATAGATTGGAATCCAAGGTTGGATGAGTTGATAATCATAAAAGAGATAAAATTGAAAAAATGA